A single Tenacibaculum sp. Bg11-29 DNA region contains:
- the metG gene encoding methionine--tRNA ligase, translating into MSTPKRYTITAALPYTNGPIHIGHLAGVYVPGDIYARFLRQKGRDVVYICGSDEHGVAIPMRAKKEGVTPQDIIDKYHGIIKKSFVDFGISFDNYSRTSSEIHHKTASEFFIKLYNDGEFIEEVTEQLYDAEANQYLADRFVVGTCPKCGNEESYGDQCEKCGTSHNATDLINPKSAITGNVPSLKETKHWFLPLDKHEDFLRKWIVEGHKHDWKPNVLGQCKSWIDDGLRPRAVTRDLDWGIPVPIEGADGKVLYVWFDAPIGYISSTKEWAAREGKNWEDYWKKDDTKLVHFIGKDNIVFHCLIFPSMLKAHGDFILPENVPANEFLNLEGNKLSTSKNWAVWLHEYLEDFPNQQDVLRYTLTANAPESKDNDFTWKDFQAKNNNELVAIFGNFINRVVVLTNKYYGGKVPTAGDFSEVDEDTLATLKEFPNVIAKSIERYRFREASQELMNLARLGNKYLADEEPWKMIKVDEERTKTIMNVALQIATGLAVLSEPFLPFTSTKLKNILNISSNADENLTWEDVSEKEVLIAADHKINEAELLFSKIEDVEIEKQLAKLEATKKANEAENRVLEPQKETIEFDDFTKIDIRIGTIIEAEKVAKTKKLLKLTVNVGLDTRTIVSGIAESFKPEAIIGQQVSVVCNLAPRKLKGIESQGMILMTDTPDGKLAFVQPSEKVTNGEFVS; encoded by the coding sequence ATGAGTACACCAAAAAGATATACAATTACAGCAGCATTACCTTATACAAACGGACCAATTCATATTGGTCATTTAGCAGGCGTATATGTTCCTGGAGATATTTATGCACGCTTTCTTCGTCAAAAAGGAAGAGACGTAGTTTACATTTGTGGTTCTGATGAACACGGTGTTGCAATACCAATGCGTGCTAAAAAAGAAGGTGTTACTCCACAAGATATTATTGATAAATATCACGGGATCATTAAAAAATCTTTTGTTGATTTTGGAATTTCATTTGATAACTATTCACGTACTTCTTCTGAAATCCATCATAAAACAGCTTCAGAGTTCTTTATAAAATTATATAATGATGGTGAATTTATTGAAGAAGTTACCGAACAATTATATGATGCAGAGGCAAATCAATATTTAGCTGATCGTTTTGTTGTGGGTACATGTCCAAAATGTGGAAACGAAGAAAGCTATGGAGATCAATGTGAAAAATGTGGTACAAGTCATAATGCTACTGATTTAATCAACCCTAAATCGGCAATTACTGGTAATGTTCCTTCTTTAAAAGAAACTAAACACTGGTTTTTACCTTTAGATAAACATGAAGATTTTTTACGTAAATGGATTGTTGAAGGACATAAACATGATTGGAAACCTAATGTTTTAGGTCAATGTAAATCTTGGATTGATGATGGTTTACGACCTAGAGCCGTAACTCGTGATTTAGATTGGGGAATTCCTGTACCTATTGAAGGAGCTGACGGAAAAGTATTGTATGTTTGGTTTGATGCGCCTATCGGTTATATTTCTTCAACCAAAGAATGGGCTGCTCGCGAAGGTAAAAACTGGGAAGATTATTGGAAAAAAGACGACACTAAGTTAGTGCACTTTATTGGTAAAGATAATATCGTATTTCACTGTCTTATTTTCCCTAGTATGTTAAAGGCACATGGTGATTTTATTTTACCAGAGAATGTACCTGCAAACGAATTTTTAAATTTAGAAGGTAATAAATTATCTACTTCTAAAAACTGGGCAGTTTGGTTACATGAATATTTAGAAGATTTCCCTAACCAACAAGATGTGTTACGTTATACCTTAACGGCAAACGCACCAGAAAGTAAAGACAATGATTTTACTTGGAAAGATTTTCAGGCAAAAAACAATAATGAGTTAGTTGCTATTTTTGGTAACTTTATAAATCGTGTAGTTGTTTTAACTAACAAATATTATGGAGGTAAGGTACCAACTGCAGGAGATTTTTCTGAAGTAGATGAAGACACTTTAGCTACATTAAAGGAATTTCCTAATGTAATTGCAAAATCTATAGAGCGTTACCGTTTTAGAGAAGCTTCTCAAGAGTTAATGAATTTAGCCCGTTTAGGTAATAAGTATTTAGCTGATGAAGAGCCTTGGAAAATGATTAAGGTTGATGAAGAGCGTACTAAAACAATTATGAATGTTGCCCTACAAATTGCCACAGGATTAGCTGTCTTATCAGAACCTTTTTTACCTTTTACTTCTACTAAATTAAAAAACATCTTAAATATCAGTTCTAATGCAGACGAGAATCTAACTTGGGAAGATGTTTCTGAAAAAGAAGTTTTAATTGCAGCTGATCATAAAATTAACGAAGCTGAATTATTGTTTTCTAAAATTGAAGATGTTGAAATTGAAAAACAACTAGCAAAATTAGAAGCGACTAAAAAGGCAAACGAAGCTGAAAACAGAGTTTTAGAACCTCAAAAAGAAACTATTGAATTTGACGACTTTACAAAAATAGATATTCGTATAGGTACAATTATAGAAGCTGAAAAAGTAGCTAAAACTAAAAAGCTTTTAAAACTTACCGTTAATGTTGGTTTAGATACTCGCACCATTGTTTCGGGTATTGCTGAAAGCTTTAAACCAGAAGCTATTATTGGACAACAAGTAAGTGTTGTTTGTAATTTAGCACCACGTAAATTAAAAGGAATAGAAAGTCAAGGTATGATCTTAATGACCGATACTCCTGATGGTAAACTAGCCTTTGTTCAGCCTTCTGAAAAAGTAACTAACGGAGAGTTTGTTTCTTAA
- a CDS encoding LD-carboxypeptidase codes for MKLITPPSLQKGDTIAIVAPAGILKNRKYVIDNAKKLAESWGLKVIYGKHMFNQAHHFAGTDDERCQDFQDALDNPNIKAIWSARGGYGSVRILDKLDFSKFKQNPKWIIGYSDITAFHNHIHTIGVETIHGIMGASMQDKPEVIEKSVISLRKALFGERLRYETSFSKYNRQGEFKGELVGGNIAILTSMLGSNSQISTDNKILFIEEIGEYKYSIDRMLQSLKRAGYFTKVKGIIVGDMTKIKKNSTPWGSSIEQLILEVIPKNVPIVFNFPAGHEPDNRALIMGRTVNVSVLEKKAIIKFN; via the coding sequence ATGAAATTAATAACACCACCTTCTTTGCAAAAGGGTGATACAATTGCAATTGTTGCTCCTGCAGGAATTTTAAAAAATAGAAAATATGTTATTGATAATGCGAAAAAGCTTGCCGAAAGTTGGGGTTTGAAAGTTATTTATGGTAAACACATGTTTAATCAAGCACATCATTTTGCAGGAACAGACGATGAACGATGTCAAGATTTTCAAGATGCTTTAGATAATCCGAATATAAAAGCAATTTGGTCAGCTCGTGGAGGTTATGGTTCTGTTCGAATATTAGATAAATTAGATTTTTCAAAATTTAAGCAAAACCCTAAATGGATTATTGGTTATTCTGATATAACTGCATTTCATAACCATATTCATACTATAGGAGTAGAGACGATTCATGGAATAATGGGTGCAAGTATGCAAGATAAACCAGAGGTAATTGAAAAGAGCGTTATATCGCTTAGAAAAGCATTATTTGGAGAACGTTTACGTTATGAAACATCTTTTTCTAAATATAACAGGCAAGGTGAATTTAAAGGAGAATTAGTAGGAGGTAACATTGCTATTTTAACATCAATGTTAGGATCTAATAGCCAGATATCAACAGATAATAAAATTTTGTTTATTGAAGAAATTGGAGAATATAAATATTCGATAGATCGTATGTTGCAGAGTTTAAAACGCGCTGGGTATTTTACGAAAGTTAAAGGGATTATAGTTGGTGATATGACGAAGATTAAGAAAAATTCAACACCTTGGGGAAGCTCGATAGAGCAACTAATTTTAGAAGTTATTCCTAAAAACGTTCCGATTGTATTTAATTTCCCTGCTGGTCATGAGCCTGATAATAGGGCTTTAATAATGGGTAGAACTGTTAATGTTAGTGTTCTAGAAAAAAAAGCAATTATAAAATTTAACTAA
- a CDS encoding YraN family protein, translating to MAQHNDLGLKGEKLAIEYLEKNEYLIVEKNYRYRKAEVDIIARKEAMLVVVEVKTRSSNYFGNPQDFVNPKKIKLLVSAIDNYVVKRDLDVEIRFDIIAILRNKETYNIHHIKDAFLYF from the coding sequence GTGGCACAACACAACGATCTTGGTTTAAAGGGAGAAAAACTAGCGATTGAGTATCTAGAAAAAAATGAGTATTTAATTGTAGAGAAGAATTATCGATATAGAAAAGCTGAGGTAGATATAATAGCAAGAAAAGAGGCAATGCTAGTAGTTGTTGAGGTTAAAACACGATCTTCTAACTATTTTGGAAATCCGCAAGATTTCGTAAATCCTAAAAAAATAAAATTACTGGTTTCTGCAATAGATAATTATGTAGTAAAAAGAGATTTAGATGTAGAAATACGCTTTGATATAATTGCAATTTTAAGAAATAAAGAGACTTATAATATACATCATATAAAAGATGCTTTTTTATATTTTTAA
- a CDS encoding TlpA disulfide reductase family protein translates to MKKLLALLMFATSIVNAQYTIKGTMTPPEKSDWLALYKIEGAKQKFITNTTIKFDTIAVGGEKQVLGRFQLDLPKNTKPGVYRATYRNKGAGFVDFYFNKENVEFIFNPKYPDESVVFTSSRENKLFNEYLEAYTLVQNKIDKNQIAYIKSEDKDAKKAYKKAIKELEDVQETYENKSEGMLVNNFIVASQRYNPSNPFDNMEEYLSSTVGNFFKNVNFNNDALYNSSFIIDKITDYVFYLNSSENKQLQQKLYRTSIVKVMEILPKGKLRKGVTEFLITSLADKRNGEAVDWMFSTYYDVLPEDQKDAEFKKEKIQLLLASVGRIAPDFSWKEEGKEVMLSTLDDGERYLLVFWSTACPHCVKDVPKLYEFMQAHKNVSVISFSVEDANGINNWNEFIKKLPNWHNVMGTHPDHKWDNETVRSYNLLGTPSFFVLDQNKKIIAAPDQLEDVNNYFAK, encoded by the coding sequence ATGAAAAAATTACTGGCTCTTTTAATGTTCGCCACCTCAATAGTTAACGCTCAATACACCATTAAAGGAACGATGACTCCTCCTGAAAAAAGTGATTGGTTAGCTCTTTATAAAATTGAAGGTGCTAAACAAAAGTTTATTACCAATACAACCATAAAATTTGATACAATAGCTGTTGGTGGAGAAAAACAAGTATTAGGAAGATTTCAACTTGATTTACCAAAAAACACTAAACCTGGTGTTTATAGAGCTACTTATAGAAATAAAGGTGCTGGTTTTGTAGATTTCTATTTCAATAAAGAAAACGTTGAATTTATATTCAATCCTAAATACCCTGATGAATCAGTTGTATTTACATCTTCTAGAGAAAATAAATTATTTAATGAATATTTAGAAGCTTATACCTTAGTACAAAACAAAATTGACAAGAACCAAATTGCTTATATTAAAAGTGAAGATAAAGACGCTAAAAAAGCTTACAAGAAAGCAATAAAAGAACTTGAAGACGTTCAAGAAACTTATGAAAATAAGTCTGAAGGTATGTTAGTAAATAATTTTATTGTAGCTTCACAAAGATATAATCCGTCAAACCCTTTTGACAATATGGAGGAGTATTTATCATCAACTGTAGGTAATTTCTTTAAAAATGTTAATTTTAATAATGATGCGCTTTATAATTCGTCTTTTATAATTGATAAAATTACTGACTATGTTTTTTACTTAAACTCTTCAGAGAATAAACAATTACAGCAAAAATTGTATAGAACATCTATTGTAAAAGTAATGGAAATTCTACCTAAAGGTAAATTAAGAAAAGGGGTAACAGAATTTTTAATTACTTCTTTAGCTGATAAACGTAATGGAGAAGCTGTAGATTGGATGTTTTCTACCTACTATGATGTATTACCAGAAGATCAAAAAGATGCTGAATTTAAAAAGGAAAAAATACAATTATTACTAGCTTCTGTTGGTAGAATAGCCCCTGATTTTTCTTGGAAAGAAGAAGGTAAAGAAGTTATGCTATCTACTTTAGATGATGGTGAAAGATATTTATTAGTTTTTTGGAGTACAGCTTGTCCTCACTGTGTTAAAGATGTTCCTAAACTATATGAGTTTATGCAAGCACATAAAAATGTTTCTGTAATTTCTTTTTCTGTTGAAGATGCTAATGGTATTAACAATTGGAATGAGTTTATTAAAAAATTACCAAATTGGCATAATGTTATGGGAACACACCCTGACCATAAATGGGATAACGAAACTGTTAGATCATATAATCTATTAGGTACACCTTCTTTCTTTGTGTTAGATCAAAATAAGAAAATAATTGCTGCACCAGATCAATTAGAAGACGTTAATAATTATTTCGCGAAATAA
- a CDS encoding SDR family oxidoreductase, with product MEFKNKVFWVTGASSGIGKSLAIELSNYGVSLILSSRDKNKLNEVKSKCKNPSNVKIVVLDLEKYESMNSKVLAAISCYGRVDVLVNNGGISQRSLVKNTDISVDKRLMDVNYLGTIALTKALLPHFIKRKEGYFVVTTSIVGKIGTPLRSTYAATKHALHGFFDSLRAEHYKDNIAVTLICPGFVKTNVSKNALTGDGAPQNKMDTATANGIHPDIFAKLMVKAIKNKKEEVYIAGAKEKLAVYAKRFFPKFLSKMIRKIKVT from the coding sequence ATGGAGTTCAAAAATAAAGTATTTTGGGTTACCGGAGCCTCTTCTGGCATAGGTAAATCATTAGCGATTGAATTATCAAACTATGGTGTGAGTTTAATTTTATCTTCAAGGGATAAGAATAAGTTAAATGAGGTTAAAAGTAAATGTAAAAACCCATCTAATGTAAAAATAGTAGTATTAGATTTAGAAAAATATGAAAGCATGAATTCTAAAGTATTAGCAGCAATTTCATGTTATGGAAGAGTAGATGTTCTAGTTAATAATGGAGGAATTAGTCAACGTTCATTGGTAAAGAATACTGATATTTCTGTAGACAAGCGCTTAATGGATGTTAATTATTTAGGAACAATAGCTTTAACAAAAGCATTGTTACCTCATTTTATTAAAAGAAAAGAAGGTTATTTTGTTGTTACAACGAGTATTGTAGGTAAAATAGGTACGCCATTACGATCTACATATGCAGCAACAAAACATGCTTTACACGGTTTTTTTGATAGTTTACGAGCAGAACATTATAAAGATAATATAGCTGTTACATTGATTTGTCCGGGGTTTGTAAAAACAAATGTGTCTAAAAATGCTTTAACTGGAGATGGAGCTCCTCAAAATAAAATGGATACAGCAACAGCTAATGGAATTCATCCAGATATATTTGCTAAATTAATGGTGAAAGCAATAAAGAATAAAAAAGAAGAGGTTTACATAGCTGGAGCTAAAGAAAAGTTAGCAGTATATGCAAAGCGTTTTTTTCCTAAGTTTTTATCAAAAATGATTCGAAAAATAAAAGTTACTTAA
- a CDS encoding CvpA family protein has translation MNTFDIIIAALLLFGFVRGLMKGLFVEVASLVALIAGVYGAIHFSYFIGDWLKDSVTWDEKYISLAAFAATFVVIIITIALLGKVLTKIADFASLGVLNKILGGVFGALKIGLILSVIFIFFGKMNDTIPFVKKENLDESILYKPVKNIAPMIFPSIIKGDGEIEIEVPEI, from the coding sequence ATGAATACATTTGATATTATTATAGCAGCATTGTTACTTTTCGGCTTTGTACGCGGATTAATGAAAGGTTTATTTGTTGAGGTAGCTTCATTGGTAGCATTAATTGCAGGAGTTTATGGAGCAATACATTTTTCTTATTTTATTGGAGATTGGTTAAAGGATAGTGTTACTTGGGATGAGAAATATATTTCATTAGCAGCCTTTGCTGCAACATTTGTGGTAATTATAATTACGATAGCTTTGTTAGGAAAAGTATTAACAAAAATTGCAGATTTTGCTTCTCTAGGAGTTTTAAATAAAATATTAGGTGGTGTCTTTGGTGCTTTAAAAATCGGATTAATTTTAAGTGTAATTTTTATTTTTTTCGGAAAAATGAATGATACTATTCCGTTTGTAAAAAAAGAGAATTTAGATGAGTCAATATTGTATAAGCCTGTTAAAAATATAGCTCCGATGATTTTTCCATCTATCATTAAAGGAGATGGAGAAATAGAAATTGAAGTGCCAGAGATATAA
- a CDS encoding carbonic anhydrase family protein, with translation MRDTALTKNIQNALTPKGVLTSLLEGNERYVANNLTPSNVNKLVQLTIDGQFPKAVILSCIDSRVPVELVFDQTIGDVFVARVAGNFENVDILGSLEYSCAVAGSKLVFVLGHESCGAVKAACDGVELGNITAMLDNIIPAAKMASDQVEGEANSTNKAFVAKTVENNVKLTIERIREKSKILQEMEDNGEIKIVGGVYSLHTGKVNML, from the coding sequence ATGAGAGATACAGCTTTAACTAAAAACATACAAAATGCATTAACACCGAAAGGAGTTTTAACAAGTTTATTAGAAGGTAACGAACGTTATGTTGCTAATAACTTAACCCCTTCTAACGTTAACAAGTTAGTACAACTGACTATTGACGGACAGTTTCCGAAAGCAGTAATTTTATCATGTATTGACTCTCGTGTGCCTGTAGAATTAGTTTTTGATCAAACTATTGGTGATGTTTTCGTTGCTCGTGTAGCTGGAAATTTTGAAAATGTTGATATTCTAGGGAGCTTGGAATACTCTTGTGCTGTTGCAGGAAGTAAATTGGTTTTTGTTTTAGGTCACGAAAGTTGTGGTGCTGTAAAAGCTGCTTGTGACGGTGTGGAACTAGGAAACATTACTGCAATGCTAGATAACATAATTCCTGCTGCAAAAATGGCATCTGACCAAGTAGAAGGAGAAGCAAATTCAACAAACAAAGCATTTGTTGCTAAAACCGTTGAAAATAACGTAAAACTTACCATTGAACGTATTCGTGAAAAGAGTAAAATTTTACAAGAAATGGAAGACAATGGTGAAATCAAAATTGTAGGCGGAGTTTATTCACTACATACTGGTAAAGTAAACATGTTGTAA
- a CDS encoding SulP family inorganic anion transporter, with translation MKNLFSNFKGDLFGGITAGIVALPLALAFGVSSGLGPSAGLYGAIFIAFFAALFGGTDTQISGPTAPMTAVSMVVIASILATNEGDIDKALPTILMVFLLAGVFQILLGILGLGKYIRYIPYPVVSGFMTAIGVIILVTQILPSVGYYAKEDTKFVEQFKPLAEELILENILKDEAGEGILVLENFKETIKRSEATTQDDILKESKTLAGKEASGVLGTFKVLPRALQNINWLELALALGTIFIIYGFKRITTAVPSTLVALVVMTLIAIGFALPYRPIEEIPGGFPMPNLKIFTTFSLSSITPYIFTALTLSLLGAIDSLLTSVVADNMTKTKHKPNKELIGQGLGNMIAAVFNGIPGAGATIRTVVNINSGGKTKLSGMVAGVMLLIILLGLGPIASLIPAAVLAGILITVGIGVMDYKGLKAIPNLPRDAKIGPFKVSSEVIIMLVVLLLSTFWNLVYAVGIGLVIASLMFMKKIGDLSAERSDVKSLDEEAWGDEKDFPKNLAEEVFIKHIKGPLFFGSTSDFQALTKQIPTTASTVIVRMGRMQYIDQSGLYALEDMLIDLEKNGITVLLVDLLKQPRYMMERIDIIPDLISEEHIFTNFNECLAWIKSNIKDNN, from the coding sequence ATGAAAAATTTATTTAGCAATTTTAAAGGAGATTTATTTGGTGGTATAACCGCAGGTATTGTAGCACTACCATTAGCTCTAGCCTTCGGGGTAAGTTCTGGTTTAGGGCCGAGTGCAGGATTATATGGTGCCATTTTTATTGCATTTTTTGCTGCTTTGTTTGGAGGTACTGATACTCAGATATCTGGTCCTACCGCACCAATGACTGCTGTAAGTATGGTTGTAATAGCAAGTATCCTTGCTACTAACGAAGGAGATATTGATAAAGCTTTACCAACCATTTTAATGGTTTTCTTATTAGCTGGTGTATTTCAAATATTATTAGGAATATTAGGGTTAGGTAAATATATACGATACATACCCTACCCTGTAGTTTCTGGCTTTATGACTGCAATTGGTGTAATTATCTTAGTAACACAGATATTACCTTCCGTTGGTTATTATGCTAAAGAAGATACTAAATTTGTTGAACAATTTAAACCGCTAGCAGAAGAGTTAATTTTAGAAAACATTTTAAAAGATGAAGCTGGTGAAGGTATTTTAGTTCTTGAAAATTTTAAAGAAACGATTAAAAGATCTGAAGCAACAACGCAAGATGATATTTTAAAAGAAAGTAAAACTTTAGCAGGTAAAGAAGCTTCAGGTGTATTAGGAACTTTTAAAGTATTACCAAGAGCTTTACAAAACATTAATTGGTTAGAGCTGGCTTTAGCTTTAGGTACTATATTTATTATATATGGTTTTAAACGTATTACAACTGCCGTACCAAGTACTCTAGTTGCTCTAGTAGTGATGACTCTTATTGCCATTGGTTTTGCATTACCTTATCGTCCTATCGAAGAAATTCCAGGAGGATTTCCAATGCCAAATCTAAAAATATTTACAACCTTTAGCCTATCTAGTATCACTCCATATATTTTTACTGCCTTAACCTTATCGTTATTAGGAGCAATTGACTCATTGCTAACTTCGGTAGTTGCAGATAATATGACGAAGACAAAACATAAACCAAATAAAGAATTAATTGGTCAAGGTCTCGGAAACATGATTGCTGCCGTATTTAACGGAATACCTGGTGCAGGTGCAACAATTCGTACTGTTGTAAACATTAATTCTGGAGGTAAAACTAAATTATCAGGTATGGTTGCTGGTGTTATGCTTCTTATAATATTATTAGGTTTAGGGCCTATTGCTTCTTTAATTCCTGCTGCTGTGTTAGCTGGTATTTTAATTACGGTAGGTATTGGTGTTATGGACTATAAAGGTTTAAAGGCTATTCCTAATTTACCTCGTGATGCTAAAATTGGACCTTTTAAGGTAAGTTCTGAAGTTATTATTATGCTAGTCGTATTACTATTATCAACTTTTTGGAATTTAGTATATGCTGTTGGTATTGGTTTAGTAATTGCTTCTTTAATGTTTATGAAGAAAATTGGAGATTTAAGTGCTGAGCGTTCTGATGTAAAATCATTAGATGAAGAAGCTTGGGGTGATGAAAAAGATTTTCCTAAAAATTTAGCTGAGGAAGTATTTATTAAACACATTAAAGGACCTTTGTTCTTCGGTTCTACTAGTGACTTTCAAGCACTAACAAAACAAATTCCTACTACAGCATCTACTGTGATTGTTCGTATGGGAAGAATGCAATATATAGATCAGTCTGGTTTATATGCACTAGAAGATATGTTAATCGATTTAGAAAAAAACGGAATTACAGTTTTATTAGTAGATCTTTTAAAACAACCACGTTATATGATGGAACGTATTGATATCATTCCTGATTTAATTTCTGAAGAACATATTTTTACTAATTTTAATGAATGTCTGGCTTGGATAAAGTCAAACATAAAAGATAATAACTAA
- a CDS encoding SH3 domain-containing protein gives MKQVIILLLFLISNIISAQTADELFASANNLYKDGKYQEAIKLYQKIESTKSVSSELYFNLGNSFSKLNQIAPAIYNYEKALQLNPLNEDAQNNLIIVKRLTLDRIDELPTSILQKINKNFFQKFSYNTWAVFAIILSFLASLLFLCYYFYFTPSKKRLFFTASILAFLMLIITLTITYTQYNLSKNAIEAIVFLEKIKVKNAPTKDADKLFTLHEGTKVNVLDTVDEWKKIKLTDGKTGWVLTKNLKEL, from the coding sequence ATGAAACAGGTTATTATACTATTATTGTTTTTAATTTCAAACATTATATCAGCACAAACAGCTGATGAACTGTTTGCTAGTGCTAATAATTTATATAAAGATGGTAAATATCAGGAAGCTATAAAATTATACCAGAAGATAGAAAGCACTAAGAGTGTTTCATCTGAATTATATTTTAATTTAGGTAACTCATTTTCTAAATTAAACCAAATTGCTCCTGCTATTTATAATTATGAAAAAGCACTTCAATTAAACCCTTTAAATGAAGATGCTCAGAATAATTTAATTATAGTAAAACGTTTAACTTTAGATAGAATTGATGAATTACCGACCTCTATTCTTCAAAAAATAAATAAAAATTTCTTTCAAAAATTCTCATATAACACTTGGGCTGTCTTTGCCATAATACTATCTTTCTTGGCATCTCTTTTGTTTTTATGTTATTATTTTTACTTCACCCCTAGTAAAAAAAGACTTTTTTTCACCGCTAGTATTTTAGCTTTTTTAATGCTGATAATTACTTTAACCATTACCTATACACAATATAATCTATCGAAAAACGCTATTGAAGCTATTGTTTTTTTAGAAAAAATTAAAGTAAAAAATGCACCTACAAAAGATGCTGACAAATTATTTACTTTACACGAAGGAACAAAGGTTAACGTACTCGATACCGTAGATGAATGGAAAAAAATTAAACTAACAGACGGAAAAACAGGATGGGTGTTAACTAAAAATTTAAAAGAATTATAA